The Apium graveolens cultivar Ventura unplaced genomic scaffold, ASM990537v1 ctg3855, whole genome shotgun sequence genome contains a region encoding:
- the LOC141701458 gene encoding agamous-like MADS-box protein AGL62, with the protein MAKKFSIGRQKIKIAKIERKNHLQVTFSKRRSGLFKKASELCTLCGVEIAIIVFSPAGKVFSFGHPNVEGIIDRFFSRNPPPSNSSTLHLVEAHRSMTVCELNFHLTQIFNELEGERKRGEALDDMRQASQSQFWWESPVEKMGFDELQQLKDCMEALKKNVNNQANSILIENANSNLPPFGFNGHRAFNQFEAKPNQIDPASHVPGYGYGNGYFGLSNFAA; encoded by the coding sequence CCGCCAAAAGATCAAGATTGCGAAAATAGAGCGTAAGAATCACCTGCAAGTTACCTTCTCAAAGCGTCGATCAGGCCTTTTTAAGAAGGCAAGTGAGCTCTGTACACTTTGTGGAGTTGAGATTGCCATTATAGTCTTTTCTCCAGCTGGAAAAGTGTTCTCCTTTGGACATCCTAATGTTGAAGGTATAATTGATAGGTTTTTTAGTCGCAATCCTCCACCTTCAAACTCAAGCACTCTCCATCTCGTTGAAGCTCATCGTAGTATGACTGTTTGCGAGCTGAACTTCCATCTCACACAGATTTTCAATGAACTAGAGGGTGAGAGGAAGAGAGGAGAGGCACTTGATGACATGAGGCAAGCTAGCCAGAGCCAGTTTTGGTGGGAATCTCCAGTCGAAAAGATGGGATTTGATGAGCTTCAACAATTGAAGGACTGCATGGAAGCGTTGAAGAAAAATGTGAACAATCAAGCTAATAGCATCTTGATTGAGAATGCAAATTCTAATTTGCCACCTTTTGGTTTTAATGGACACAGGGCCTTTAATCAGTTTGAAGCTAAGCCTAATCAGATTGATCCTGCTTCTCATGTCCCTGGTTACGGATATGGTAATGGTTATTTTGGTCTGAGCAACTTTGCTGCGTAA